The Edwardsiella tarda ATCC 15947 = NBRC 105688 region GCCCAGCTTCGAACAGGTCCTGGAGATCGTGCGCAGCAGCGAGGGGCTCGACTTCTTACAACTCGAGGTGGTGGACAGTGGTCAGGGGCGCTGGCTGCTCGCCAGCGGCGAGGTGAGGCCCAATGAGGCGAGTGAGACGCTGCCGCTGATGCTGGATGGACATCCGCTCGGTATGTTGCGTTGGCCGGCGCATCAGGCTCCCCAACGCCAGTTGATGCAAAACGTCGCCAATATGCTCAGCCGTGGCGTCTACTTCAACCGCGCTCAGAAGCAGCAGGTGCAATTACTGCTGATGGAGGAGCGTGCCACCATCGCTCGCGAGCTGCACGACTCGCTCGCTCAGGCGCTGGCCTTCCTGCGCATTCAGATTACCTTGCTACGCCGGGCGACTGAGGCCGAAAACCATCAGGCTCAAGCGATCATTCAAGACTTCGATCGGGCCCTCAGCGACGCCTACCGCCAGCTCCGCGAGCTACTGGCCACCTTCCGCCTAACGATCGAGGAGGCCGATCTGCGCGAGGCGTTGCAACAGCTATTGGCCCCGCTAAAATTGCAGACGACGGCAAAGATCACGCTACACTGCACGTTGTCTTCCCAATTACTCAATGCGCAACAACAGGTTCATGTGCTACAGATCGTCCGGGAGGCCACGCTTAACGCCATCAAGCATGCTCAGGCACAACACATTAGCGTGAACTGCCACGGGCGCGCCGATGGCATCAGCGTCATCAGCATCACCGATGATGGCGTCGGGTTACCCAGTAGCGAAGAGCCGCCGGGTCACTACGGTTTGACCATCATGGCCGAGCGCGCCGCCCGCCTGGATGGCGAATTACACCTTACCCCAGGGCCGACGGGAGGGACGCGTGTTACGCTAACGTTTCGCCCCACATCCGGCGATGGGATCTGATTTATAATAATAACGCTGGGTGGTGATACACCGCCCTCCTTCAGGGAGCTTGTCATGGAAAACCCAACTTCAACTACCGCCGGCTTTCGTGTCATGATCGTCGATGATCACCCACTGATGCGCCGTGGCATACGCCAACTGCTCGAGTTGGATCCCCTCTTCGACGTGGCGGCGGAGGCCAGTAGCGGCAGCGAGGCCATCGCCTTGGCCGAACGCATTCAACCGGATCTGATCCTGTTAGATCTCAATATGAAGGGGCTATCGGGACTGGATACACTCAAGGCGTTGCGTAACGAAGGGGTCGATGCACGCATCATCATCCTCACCGTCTCCGACGCACGCAGCGATGTGTATGCCCTGGTCGATGCCGGAGCGGATGGCTACCTGCTGAAGGATAGCGAGCCCGAGACACTGCTGGCACAGATCCACCAGGCGGCGGAAGGACACAATGTATTTAGCGAGGCGGTCTTGAACTACCTGGGTACGCGCAGCGAGATCGCCGATCCACTGGCCGATCTCACCGAACGCGAGTTGGACGTCCTGCAAGAGGTGGCGCGCGGCATGTCCAACAAGCAGATCGCCGCGCAACTACATATCTCGGAAGAGACCGTTAAGGTGCACATCCGTAATCTGCTGCGTAAGCTGAATGTCCGCTCACGCGTCGCCGCGACGGTACTCTACCTGGAGTACAAAAACCAATAACGCATGGGGCGAGGCGGAAACGGCGCCTCGCGACTTATGCCGCCTCCGTGAGGCTAACACGCAACGCCTCGGCGTGCTGCGCCACCCAGGCCGCATCAAGCGGCCCCCAATCCGTCAGCATGTAGTAGCCATCGTTATGACGCACCCCCTGCTCGACGAAACGCAGCGTAACCCCCAGCCCGGGTAAGGCCTTGAGCACATCCTGTAATGTGCGGCGCGGCCAGCCGGTGCACTGCATGAGGCGTGGTACAT contains the following coding sequences:
- the narP gene encoding nitrate/nitrite response regulator protein NarP, with amino-acid sequence MENPTSTTAGFRVMIVDDHPLMRRGIRQLLELDPLFDVAAEASSGSEAIALAERIQPDLILLDLNMKGLSGLDTLKALRNEGVDARIIILTVSDARSDVYALVDAGADGYLLKDSEPETLLAQIHQAAEGHNVFSEAVLNYLGTRSEIADPLADLTERELDVLQEVARGMSNKQIAAQLHISEETVKVHIRNLLRKLNVRSRVAATVLYLEYKNQ
- a CDS encoding helix-turn-helix domain-containing protein translates to MEINPVFARRLYLCWLLTHEEKPNVPRLMQCTGWPRRTLQDVLKALPGLGVTLRFVEQGVRHNDGYYMLTDWGPLDAAWVAQHAEALRVSLTEAA
- the narQ gene encoding nitrate/nitrite two-component system sensor histidine kinase NarQ; this translates as MLVKRSVTSTLARALIAMVILSVLSTGIALLTVASSINDAEAVNIAGSLRMQSYRLAYDLTNQPQDVARHLEEYNQSLHASALQKLTRFYVPGSVQREYAQLLTTWQGLEIQLRQGHSQAFLHGVAHYVDQIDHFVLVLQRHAEQKMEQVVLISLIGLLALLGLVWFAIRTIRREVVAPLNKLVNASVRMQRGHFTPLPLDVNLPNEMGVLSKAFVRMSGELEKLYRSLEDKVREKTESLTQANRTLGVLFEASQALTVSQITQPSFEQVLEIVRSSEGLDFLQLEVVDSGQGRWLLASGEVRPNEASETLPLMLDGHPLGMLRWPAHQAPQRQLMQNVANMLSRGVYFNRAQKQQVQLLLMEERATIARELHDSLAQALAFLRIQITLLRRATEAENHQAQAIIQDFDRALSDAYRQLRELLATFRLTIEEADLREALQQLLAPLKLQTTAKITLHCTLSSQLLNAQQQVHVLQIVREATLNAIKHAQAQHISVNCHGRADGISVISITDDGVGLPSSEEPPGHYGLTIMAERAARLDGELHLTPGPTGGTRVTLTFRPTSGDGI